In a single window of the Pandoraea pulmonicola genome:
- a CDS encoding HesA/MoeB/ThiF family protein, whose amino-acid sequence MLDQEGDVIQLPDPSGLAFDLIQRLDGEVQVSALSKNPYFPVLEPILRTRGWLVTLRDALSDLLATRSALSREIAAFAHLYPNDLDWHFKLLSRKRVLVVGVGGIGTNVSFALCANGVGSLTIVDPDIVDATNLNRQFLFSADDIGLKKVDVVARELGRRFPATKVRPIPYTFDDVSLASNLAVDADLIVICGESTVLHDSPHLCDGVAIMLSGYQGAVGVIGPLVQPQRGSACWSCLMDRYKRPAMRHVEKSALTRASSWNPSGFAINSLTGSICSNVCIGYLSEQASYEERIGVQFRVSSASFQVDTVRIEPTSCSHTTVRPYE is encoded by the coding sequence TTGCTCGACCAGGAGGGCGATGTTATTCAATTGCCGGATCCTAGCGGACTTGCTTTTGACCTCATCCAGCGACTTGACGGCGAGGTCCAAGTTTCTGCGCTTTCTAAAAATCCATATTTTCCCGTTCTGGAGCCCATACTTCGGACGCGAGGATGGCTTGTAACGTTACGGGACGCGCTTTCCGATCTACTGGCGACGCGATCGGCGCTGTCACGGGAAATTGCCGCCTTTGCGCATCTATATCCAAACGATCTCGACTGGCACTTTAAGCTTCTATCGCGAAAAAGGGTTTTAGTCGTCGGGGTCGGTGGCATTGGAACGAATGTCTCATTTGCGCTTTGTGCAAATGGTGTTGGCTCTTTGACAATCGTTGATCCTGACATAGTTGATGCAACTAATCTGAATCGACAGTTTCTCTTTAGTGCTGATGATATAGGATTGAAGAAAGTCGATGTCGTGGCGCGTGAGCTTGGTCGTCGATTCCCGGCAACGAAAGTCCGGCCGATCCCATATACGTTTGACGACGTGTCCTTGGCATCAAATCTGGCCGTCGACGCAGATCTCATCGTCATTTGTGGCGAATCGACGGTACTTCATGATTCACCTCACCTTTGCGACGGCGTTGCGATCATGCTCAGTGGCTATCAGGGAGCGGTAGGCGTAATTGGACCGCTGGTCCAACCACAAAGGGGATCCGCGTGTTGGAGTTGCTTGATGGATCGGTATAAGAGGCCCGCGATGCGGCACGTTGAGAAATCCGCATTGACACGCGCATCTTCTTGGAATCCGTCAGGTTTCGCCATCAACTCCCTGACAGGATCCATTTGCTCAAACGTCTGTATAGGCTACTTATCAGAGCAGGCCTCGTATGAGGAGCGTATCGGGGTTCAATTCCGGGTATCCTCCGCATCCTTCCAGGTTGACACGGTCAGGATTGAACCGACGTCGTGTTCTCACACCACCGTACGCCCGTATGAATAA
- a CDS encoding class I SAM-dependent methyltransferase, whose protein sequence is MNNALAPDPLHGIHSIDALLSLPYFEILACLGGGSLHPGGGAGTQLLLDACALKQSDHVLEVGCGPGWTTRALIKAGVPLATVERSRRMLDAMQFHCGAEGLSPPLWANSSIEAFSGFEGRTGRFDLAILECVIGFVDDKVKMVDAVVDQLVPRGRIGVLDVHYVEPPPESTLNALREVTGHTIIPLKRHDWETLFGRLTRLQFQEFKLPDSSHDSGRRIVAASGIGQRLPGASAEDLRRLEEHLDRVGAVFNENKRYLLGHIAVWQLPS, encoded by the coding sequence ATGAATAATGCTCTGGCACCAGATCCGCTTCACGGGATCCACAGCATTGATGCACTGCTGAGCCTGCCCTACTTCGAGATTCTGGCGTGCCTTGGAGGTGGGTCACTTCACCCAGGAGGAGGAGCGGGTACGCAATTGCTTTTGGATGCATGCGCATTGAAGCAGTCCGACCACGTCCTTGAAGTGGGTTGTGGTCCGGGGTGGACCACTCGCGCACTAATCAAAGCGGGGGTGCCATTAGCAACCGTGGAGCGCTCTCGTCGCATGCTGGATGCAATGCAATTTCATTGCGGAGCGGAGGGGCTCTCTCCGCCGCTGTGGGCAAATTCGAGCATAGAGGCGTTTTCTGGGTTCGAAGGAAGAACCGGGAGATTCGATCTCGCCATCCTGGAATGCGTTATTGGCTTCGTTGACGACAAGGTGAAAATGGTTGACGCCGTTGTTGATCAACTCGTGCCTAGGGGCCGTATTGGTGTGCTCGACGTGCACTATGTGGAGCCCCCGCCGGAGTCCACTCTCAACGCTCTACGGGAGGTTACTGGGCACACCATAATTCCGCTAAAACGCCACGATTGGGAGACATTGTTCGGCAGACTGACTCGGCTCCAGTTTCAAGAATTCAAACTACCGGACTCTTCGCATGACAGTGGGCGGCGAATCGTGGCAGCCTCCGGAATTGGCCAGCGACTTCCCGGTGCCAGTGCAGAGGATCTGCGTCGACTTGAGGAGCATCTTGACAGGGTCGGTGCCGTTTTCAACGAGAACAAGCGGTACTTGCTAGGCCACATTGCGGTCTGGCAACTCCCAAGCTAG
- a CDS encoding MDR family MFS transporter — protein MAPTPTTPHSAGQVLPFRQSLVAMLGLCFCTMMVALDQTVVGTALPTIVAELKGFEYYAWVATSYLLTSVITVPIFGRLGDFYGRKLFVMTAIVVFTGASVLCGAANSMPFLVIARALQGIGGGMLVGTAFACVPELFPDAHVRLRWQVMLSSAFGIANAIGPSLGGFLTEGLGWRSVFYVNLPVGLAGLWFVGRHLPHMRAEEHAKAGIDWLGALLITAALGSLQMLVEWLPADGLSRGVLTLLVVLVISSYALYRWEQRTPHPILPFEMFRDKSLAPLFVLSVFAGFSMFGILFYAPLLLQGGFGLSPRETGLLITPMVVCITVGSIVNGRLITRLPNPNVMLYGGFVLLALACAGVITTHRGTPHGLIATYMLLAGLGLGFVMPNLTVFAQEVAGRAHLGIATALMQSLRMIGGMLGTAIVGTLVNHSYTSRVKDSLAANDGAQWTAQLSDPQILVNANAQSDFLMTLAHMNQNGALFIESARNALVASIHNGQMVSLAAALAGLWFVRRVPLIRLTRAAKPQPPAGE, from the coding sequence ATGGCCCCCACTCCAACCACCCCGCATTCGGCGGGGCAGGTGTTGCCTTTCCGGCAGTCGCTCGTGGCGATGCTCGGCCTTTGTTTCTGCACGATGATGGTGGCGCTCGACCAGACGGTCGTCGGTACCGCGCTGCCAACCATCGTCGCTGAACTCAAGGGGTTCGAGTACTACGCCTGGGTGGCGACGTCGTATCTCCTCACATCCGTCATCACCGTCCCGATCTTCGGACGGCTCGGCGATTTCTACGGCCGCAAGCTCTTCGTCATGACGGCGATCGTCGTCTTCACCGGCGCCTCCGTGCTGTGCGGCGCCGCGAACAGCATGCCGTTCCTGGTCATCGCCCGGGCGCTGCAGGGCATCGGCGGCGGCATGCTCGTCGGCACCGCGTTCGCCTGCGTCCCGGAACTGTTCCCCGACGCCCACGTCCGCCTGCGATGGCAGGTGATGCTCAGCTCCGCCTTCGGTATCGCCAACGCCATCGGACCCTCGCTCGGCGGCTTCCTCACCGAAGGTCTCGGCTGGCGCTCGGTGTTCTACGTCAACCTGCCCGTCGGCCTCGCCGGCCTCTGGTTCGTCGGTCGACACCTGCCCCACATGCGCGCCGAAGAGCACGCCAAGGCCGGCATCGACTGGCTCGGCGCATTGCTCATCACCGCCGCGCTCGGCAGCCTGCAGATGCTCGTCGAATGGCTGCCCGCCGACGGCCTCTCGCGTGGCGTGCTGACGCTGCTCGTCGTGCTCGTGATTTCGTCCTACGCGCTCTATCGCTGGGAACAACGCACCCCGCATCCGATCCTTCCGTTCGAGATGTTCCGCGACAAAAGCCTCGCGCCACTCTTCGTGCTGTCGGTGTTCGCTGGCTTCTCGATGTTCGGCATCCTGTTCTACGCACCGCTGCTCCTGCAGGGGGGCTTTGGACTCTCACCGCGCGAAACCGGTCTGCTGATCACACCGATGGTGGTGTGCATCACCGTCGGCAGTATCGTGAATGGTCGGCTCATCACCCGTCTGCCGAATCCGAATGTGATGCTTTACGGCGGCTTCGTGCTGCTCGCGCTCGCTTGCGCCGGCGTCATCACCACGCATCGCGGCACGCCGCACGGGCTGATCGCCACCTATATGCTGCTCGCCGGTCTCGGCCTGGGCTTCGTGATGCCGAACCTCACGGTGTTCGCGCAGGAAGTCGCCGGACGCGCCCACCTCGGCATCGCCACAGCTCTCATGCAATCGTTGCGCATGATCGGCGGGATGCTCGGCACGGCGATTGTCGGCACGCTCGTGAATCACAGCTACACGTCGCGCGTGAAGGATTCGCTCGCCGCGAACGACGGCGCGCAGTGGACCGCGCAACTCTCGGACCCGCAGATCCTCGTCAACGCCAATGCCCAGAGCGACTTCCTGATGACACTCGCGCACATGAACCAGAACGGCGCGCTGTTCATCGAGTCGGCCCGCAATGCGCTCGTCGCCTCCATTCACAACGGCCAGATGGTGTCGCTCGCAGCGGCGCTTGCCGGTCTCTGGTTCGTGCGGCGGGTGCCGCTCATCCGGCTCACGCGCGCTGCCAAGCCGCAACCGCCCGCAGGGGAGTGA
- a CDS encoding MarR family winged helix-turn-helix transcriptional regulator: MATPMKRNVIQQLSLTYRAMMLAFDAQVGHPLPRWRIILALAERGTCSQKFLAEHCRLDPASLTRQLQSMEALGWLSRATDPNDNRLTNVTLTPAGMAVHDEATPRRQAFFDDALAGMTPDEIATLESALTHLEAQFKTVVARAKAADSTGAAAGKSGAQSKRQAMPESPPNTPAATTRKRVSRTQTQT; this comes from the coding sequence ATGGCCACACCCATGAAACGAAACGTCATCCAACAGCTCAGCCTGACCTACCGCGCGATGATGCTTGCCTTCGACGCGCAGGTCGGTCACCCGCTGCCGCGCTGGCGCATCATTCTCGCGCTGGCCGAGCGCGGCACCTGCTCGCAGAAGTTTCTCGCGGAACACTGCCGCCTCGACCCGGCGTCACTCACACGTCAGTTGCAGTCGATGGAGGCGCTCGGCTGGCTCTCGCGTGCCACTGATCCCAACGACAATCGCCTCACCAACGTGACGCTGACGCCCGCCGGGATGGCCGTGCACGACGAAGCGACACCGCGTCGCCAGGCCTTCTTCGACGACGCCCTCGCGGGCATGACGCCCGACGAGATCGCCACGCTGGAGAGTGCGCTCACGCATCTGGAAGCCCAGTTCAAGACGGTGGTCGCACGCGCCAAAGCGGCGGACTCGACGGGGGCGGCAGCGGGGAAATCGGGGGCGCAATCGAAGCGGCAGGCAATGCCGGAATCGCCGCCGAACACGCCCGCTGCCACGACGCGAAAACGCGTATCGCGAACTCAGACTCAGACGTAG
- a CDS encoding amino acid deaminase yields the protein MSDTNYQHGMIDTLNKGLGALDAPLAPSATTGLGWNLLDEDLSLPTAVLYEDKIRHNLAWMQRFVHEYGVKLAPHGKTTMAPKLFRRQLEGGAWGITLATAQQTGAAYHHGVRRVLMANQLVGKRNMALIADLLKDPDFEFFCLVDSAAAVEHLGKFFRARGQSVQVLIELGVTGGRTGVRDVAQQQAVLDALAQYHDAVKLAGVEVYEGVLSTEADIRAFLQRAVGVTCELIAAGRVERAPAVLSGAGSAWYDIVAEEFSHKDVGAPLDVVLRPGCYLTHDVGIYKAAQAQIATRNPIAKQMRSQLQPALQLWAYVQSVPEPERAIIALGKRDAAFDAGMPEPAQHFRPGESKAPKATPEHWEVTGMMDQHAYLRIAPGDDIRVGDMIAFDISHPCLTFDKWRHLPVVDGDYNVVEIVQTFF from the coding sequence ATGAGTGATACAAACTATCAACACGGCATGATCGATACTCTCAACAAGGGTCTCGGCGCGCTGGACGCCCCGCTGGCGCCTTCCGCCACGACGGGTCTGGGCTGGAACCTGCTCGACGAAGACCTGAGTCTGCCGACGGCGGTGCTCTACGAGGACAAGATCCGCCATAACCTCGCGTGGATGCAGCGCTTCGTGCATGAGTACGGTGTGAAGCTGGCGCCACATGGCAAGACGACGATGGCGCCGAAGCTCTTTCGCCGTCAGCTCGAAGGCGGCGCGTGGGGCATCACACTCGCGACCGCGCAGCAGACCGGTGCGGCGTATCACCATGGCGTGCGCCGCGTGCTCATGGCGAATCAGTTGGTCGGCAAGCGCAACATGGCGCTCATCGCCGATCTGCTGAAGGATCCCGATTTCGAGTTCTTCTGCCTGGTGGATTCCGCGGCTGCGGTCGAGCATCTGGGCAAGTTCTTCCGGGCACGCGGCCAGTCGGTCCAGGTGCTGATCGAGCTTGGCGTGACAGGCGGGCGCACTGGCGTGCGCGATGTCGCTCAGCAGCAAGCCGTGCTCGACGCACTCGCGCAATATCACGACGCCGTGAAGCTCGCCGGCGTGGAAGTCTATGAGGGGGTGTTGAGCACCGAGGCAGACATTCGCGCGTTCCTGCAGCGCGCGGTCGGCGTCACGTGCGAGCTGATCGCGGCCGGGCGTGTCGAGCGCGCGCCGGCGGTGCTCTCGGGTGCGGGCTCGGCCTGGTACGACATCGTTGCCGAAGAGTTTTCGCACAAGGATGTGGGCGCACCGCTCGACGTGGTGTTGCGCCCCGGTTGCTACCTCACGCACGACGTCGGCATTTACAAGGCGGCGCAGGCACAGATCGCCACGCGCAACCCCATCGCCAAACAAATGCGCTCGCAGTTGCAGCCGGCGCTGCAACTGTGGGCCTACGTGCAGTCGGTGCCCGAGCCCGAGCGCGCGATCATTGCGCTGGGCAAGCGCGACGCCGCGTTCGATGCGGGCATGCCGGAGCCGGCACAGCACTTCCGGCCGGGCGAGAGCAAGGCGCCCAAGGCCACGCCCGAACATTGGGAAGTCACCGGCATGATGGATCAGCACGCGTATCTGCGCATCGCGCCGGGTGACGATATCCGCGTGGGCGACATGATCGCGTTCGACATCTCGCACCCGTGTCTGACGTTCGACAAATGGCGCCATCTGCCGGTGGTCGACGGTGATTACAACGTCGTGGAAATCGTGCAGACGTTCTTCTGA
- a CDS encoding MurR/RpiR family transcriptional regulator, with amino-acid sequence MAETFDIVTRVAERSDALSQAERKVAQIVLEDVAGAAAASINVLAERAGVSEASVTRFAKAMGCRDVRDLKLRLAQAAVVGQRFLGASAANGQDGAGETIDRIADDIQTTLQVHRGLIKPDMVRRAAARLLSARMVYAFGMGGGSSLMADEARYRLVRLGRPVASYQDAVLMRMVAGTLGRDDVVLAFSVSGHTPELVSACEIAREYGAQVVAITATGSPLAALADEVLPIRALETDFIFKPSSSRYAMLLAMDVLATELALLAKPQSQALLRRIKYVLDTHRGGGDRQPLGD; translated from the coding sequence ATGGCCGAGACCTTCGATATCGTGACGCGCGTGGCCGAGCGCAGCGACGCCTTGAGCCAGGCGGAGCGAAAAGTGGCGCAGATCGTCCTGGAGGACGTGGCGGGCGCCGCGGCGGCGTCGATCAATGTCCTGGCCGAGCGCGCCGGCGTGAGCGAGGCGAGCGTCACCCGTTTCGCCAAGGCGATGGGCTGCCGCGATGTGCGCGACCTCAAGCTGCGTCTGGCGCAGGCCGCCGTGGTCGGTCAACGCTTCCTCGGCGCAAGCGCAGCGAACGGGCAGGACGGTGCGGGCGAAACCATCGACCGCATCGCGGACGATATCCAGACCACGTTGCAGGTGCATCGCGGCCTGATCAAGCCGGACATGGTGCGGCGCGCGGCGGCGCGTCTGCTGTCGGCCCGCATGGTGTACGCGTTCGGCATGGGGGGCGGGTCGTCGCTCATGGCGGACGAAGCGCGCTACCGGCTCGTACGTCTGGGACGACCGGTCGCCAGCTATCAGGACGCGGTGCTCATGCGCATGGTCGCCGGCACGCTCGGGCGCGACGACGTCGTGCTTGCCTTCTCGGTGAGCGGCCACACGCCGGAGCTGGTGTCGGCGTGCGAAATCGCTCGCGAATACGGCGCGCAGGTGGTGGCGATCACGGCGACGGGTTCGCCGCTCGCGGCATTGGCCGACGAGGTGCTGCCGATTCGCGCGCTGGAAACGGATTTCATTTTCAAACCGTCGTCGTCGCGCTACGCGATGCTGCTGGCAATGGACGTCCTGGCCACGGAGCTGGCGTTGCTCGCCAAGCCGCAGAGCCAGGCGCTGCTGCGGCGGATCAAGTACGTGCTCGACACGCATCGGGGCGGCGGCGATCGTCAGCCTCTGGGAGACTGA
- a CDS encoding N-acyl-D-amino-acid deacylase family protein, with amino-acid sequence MTDRLANRTGDILDTLITDVRLADGSAAPLSDERFDVALLDGRIHTIAPAGSLSNRQAAQRIQGEGHVLSPGFIDVHTHDDTNVVRAPEMTPKLSQGVTTVVVGNCGISASPVSLKGDPPDPMNLLGEADAFRYPTFAAYVEALEKAQPAINVAALVGHTALRNNHMDRLDRPATEAEIEGMRAQLREALEHGALGLSTGLAYANANAAPTEEVLALAEPLAEAGGLYATHLRTEFAEILEALDEAFRIGRHARVPVVVSHLKCAGVDNWGRSTEILEALDKAQRFQPVGCDCYPYTASSSTLDLKQVTDDFDILVTWSQPHPDQGGKLLAAIAAEWGVDLMEAAKRLQPAGAVYHCMEEDDVRRILRHPATVVGSDGLPNDPLPHPRLWGAFPRVLGRYSREQQLFPLAEAVHKMTGLSAERFGLTGRGFVREGYWADLVLFDPATVADAATFTDPMQPAYGIKAVWVNGVLSWQDRAPTGNARAGRFVRRGTPQPVL; translated from the coding sequence ATGACTGACCGCCTCGCAAACCGGACGGGCGACATCCTCGATACCCTCATTACCGACGTCCGTCTGGCCGACGGCTCCGCCGCCCCCTTGTCCGACGAACGCTTCGACGTCGCGCTGCTCGACGGCCGCATCCACACCATTGCGCCGGCGGGCTCGCTCTCGAACCGGCAGGCCGCGCAGCGGATTCAGGGCGAGGGCCATGTGCTGAGCCCCGGCTTCATCGACGTGCATACGCACGACGACACGAACGTCGTGCGTGCACCGGAAATGACGCCGAAGCTCTCGCAGGGCGTGACGACCGTCGTCGTCGGCAACTGCGGCATCAGCGCGTCGCCTGTCTCGCTCAAGGGCGATCCACCCGACCCGATGAACCTGCTCGGCGAAGCCGACGCGTTTCGCTACCCGACCTTCGCCGCGTATGTCGAGGCGCTGGAGAAGGCGCAGCCGGCCATCAACGTCGCCGCGCTCGTCGGCCACACCGCCCTGCGCAATAACCACATGGACCGCCTCGATCGTCCCGCCACCGAGGCGGAGATCGAAGGCATGCGCGCGCAGCTGCGCGAAGCACTGGAGCACGGCGCGCTCGGCCTGTCGACGGGGCTGGCCTATGCCAACGCGAACGCCGCACCGACCGAGGAGGTGCTGGCGCTGGCCGAACCGCTCGCCGAAGCGGGCGGACTTTACGCAACGCATCTGCGCACGGAGTTCGCCGAGATACTCGAAGCGCTCGACGAAGCGTTCCGCATCGGGCGCCACGCGCGCGTGCCGGTGGTCGTCTCGCATCTGAAATGCGCAGGCGTCGACAACTGGGGACGCAGCACGGAAATTCTCGAAGCGCTGGACAAGGCCCAGCGCTTCCAGCCGGTTGGCTGCGATTGTTACCCGTACACGGCAAGTTCCTCGACGCTCGATCTGAAGCAGGTCACGGACGACTTCGACATTCTTGTCACGTGGTCGCAGCCGCACCCCGATCAGGGCGGCAAGCTGCTGGCGGCGATCGCCGCGGAGTGGGGCGTCGACCTGATGGAGGCGGCAAAGCGTCTGCAGCCGGCGGGCGCCGTGTATCACTGCATGGAAGAGGACGACGTGCGCCGCATCCTGCGTCATCCGGCGACCGTCGTCGGTTCCGACGGCCTGCCGAACGATCCGCTGCCGCACCCGCGCCTGTGGGGCGCGTTCCCGCGAGTGCTCGGCCGCTACAGCCGGGAGCAGCAGTTGTTCCCGCTCGCCGAAGCCGTCCACAAGATGACGGGGTTGTCGGCGGAGCGCTTCGGGCTGACGGGACGAGGCTTCGTGCGCGAAGGCTACTGGGCGGATCTGGTGCTGTTCGATCCGGCGACGGTGGCCGACGCCGCCACCTTCACCGATCCGATGCAGCCGGCCTACGGCATCAAGGCCGTATGGGTCAATGGCGTGCTGTCCTGGCAGGATCGCGCGCCCACCGGGAACGCCCGTGCCGGTCGCTTCGTGCGACGCGGCACGCCGCAACCGGTTCTCTGA
- a CDS encoding RidA family protein, protein MSIKRYGVEGGQGTGGQRMPFARATEADGFLFVSGQTPMKDGEVIDGGIVAQSHQAIRNMLAILTEAGYGPEHVMRIGVWLDDPRDFASFNKVFKEYFGEHPPARACVVSSMVIDCKVEVDCVAYKKPAA, encoded by the coding sequence ATGAGCATCAAACGATATGGCGTGGAAGGCGGGCAGGGCACAGGGGGCCAGCGCATGCCGTTCGCACGCGCAACCGAGGCCGACGGCTTCCTGTTCGTCTCGGGGCAGACGCCCATGAAGGACGGCGAGGTGATCGACGGAGGCATCGTCGCCCAGTCGCATCAGGCCATTCGGAACATGCTGGCGATTCTCACCGAAGCGGGCTATGGCCCCGAGCATGTCATGCGCATCGGCGTGTGGCTCGACGATCCGCGCGACTTCGCATCGTTCAACAAGGTGTTCAAGGAGTATTTCGGCGAGCATCCGCCGGCGCGCGCGTGCGTGGTGTCGAGCATGGTCATCGACTGCAAGGTGGAAGTGGACTGCGTGGCGTACAAGAAGCCCGCGGCTTGA
- the queF gene encoding NADPH-dependent 7-cyano-7-deazaguanine reductase QueF (Catalyzes the NADPH-dependent reduction of 7-cyano-7-deazaguanine (preQ0) to 7-aminomethyl-7-deazaguanine (preQ1) in queuosine biosynthesis), producing MTTPDQSPLGKEVSYTEQYAPTLLFPIARAPARAAIGVPDALPFFGADIWNGYELSWLNEKGKPQIALLTAIVPADSPNIIESKSFKLYLGSFAQTRLANADAARALIQQDLSEAAGAAVQVRLVEPGGFGKLELDELDGLLVDRLDIETNVYTPDATLLKAAQDEPHVDETLVSNLLKSNCPVTGQPDWGSLQIRYVGPPIDQEGLLKYVISYRRHTGFHEQCVEGIFMDIMRQCKPSQLAVYARYTRRGGLDINPFRTNFTLPMPDNARTARQ from the coding sequence ATGACAACGCCTGACCAATCCCCGCTCGGCAAGGAAGTCTCTTACACCGAGCAGTACGCCCCGACCCTGCTGTTCCCGATCGCACGCGCGCCGGCGCGCGCCGCCATCGGAGTGCCCGACGCGCTGCCGTTCTTCGGCGCGGACATCTGGAACGGCTACGAACTCTCGTGGCTCAACGAGAAGGGCAAACCGCAGATCGCGCTGCTCACGGCCATCGTGCCGGCCGACTCGCCGAACATCATCGAATCGAAGTCGTTCAAGCTGTATCTCGGTTCGTTCGCACAGACCCGGCTCGCCAATGCGGACGCCGCGCGCGCGCTGATCCAGCAGGATCTCTCGGAAGCCGCGGGAGCGGCCGTGCAGGTGCGCCTCGTGGAGCCGGGCGGCTTCGGCAAGCTCGAACTCGACGAACTCGACGGTTTGCTCGTCGACCGGCTGGACATCGAAACGAACGTCTACACGCCCGACGCAACGCTGCTCAAAGCGGCGCAGGACGAGCCACACGTGGACGAAACGCTCGTGTCGAATCTGCTGAAATCGAACTGTCCCGTGACGGGGCAGCCCGACTGGGGCAGCCTGCAGATCCGCTACGTCGGTCCGCCGATCGATCAGGAGGGTCTGCTCAAGTATGTGATTTCGTACCGCCGGCATACCGGCTTCCACGAGCAGTGCGTGGAAGGCATCTTCATGGACATCATGCGTCAGTGCAAACCGAGCCAGTTGGCCGTGTACGCACGCTACACGCGCCGCGGCGGGCTCGACATCAACCCGTTTCGCACCAACTTCACGTTGCCGATGCCGGACAACGCGCGCACGGCGCGTCAGTAA
- a CDS encoding 5'-nucleotidase: MPITLENKLVVAISSRALFDFEEENRVYEAGVASGDDQSYMRYQLDRLDVPARIGVAFPLVQKLLAFNRDNAHRVEVVVLSRNDPVSGLRVFRSARQVDLKIERGVFTRGRDPFRYLNALGAHLFLSANESDVRSALAAGFPAARVYPDSAKKAELHPDEIRIAFDGDAVLFSDEAERIFQRNGLNAFQQHETERAATPLPPGPLKPLLLALHQLQKLAGHEVPVKIRTALVTARSAPAHERAIRTLMDWKIDIDEAMFLGGLNKGAFLREFEPDFFFDDQTHHCESAAGFTPTGHVVSGIANHDNA; the protein is encoded by the coding sequence ATGCCGATCACGCTAGAGAACAAGCTCGTCGTCGCGATATCCTCGCGCGCGCTGTTCGACTTCGAAGAAGAGAACCGCGTGTACGAGGCTGGCGTGGCGAGCGGCGACGACCAGTCGTACATGCGCTACCAGCTCGACCGGCTCGACGTGCCCGCGCGCATCGGCGTGGCCTTCCCGCTCGTGCAGAAGCTGCTTGCGTTCAATCGCGACAATGCGCACCGCGTCGAGGTCGTCGTGCTCTCGCGCAACGATCCCGTGAGCGGGCTGCGGGTGTTCCGCTCGGCGCGTCAGGTCGATCTGAAGATCGAGCGCGGCGTGTTCACGCGCGGACGCGACCCGTTCCGCTATCTCAACGCGCTCGGCGCGCACCTGTTCCTGTCCGCCAACGAGAGCGACGTGCGCAGCGCGCTGGCGGCGGGTTTTCCCGCCGCACGCGTGTATCCGGACTCCGCCAAAAAGGCCGAGCTGCATCCGGATGAGATCCGCATCGCCTTCGACGGCGACGCGGTGCTCTTCTCCGACGAAGCCGAACGGATTTTCCAGCGCAACGGCCTGAATGCGTTCCAGCAGCACGAGACCGAGCGCGCGGCGACACCACTGCCGCCCGGCCCGCTCAAGCCGTTGCTGCTCGCGTTGCACCAGTTGCAGAAGCTCGCGGGTCACGAAGTGCCGGTGAAGATTCGCACCGCACTCGTCACGGCCCGCTCGGCCCCGGCGCACGAGCGGGCCATCCGTACGCTGATGGACTGGAAAATCGACATCGACGAGGCGATGTTCCTGGGCGGGTTGAACAAGGGCGCGTTCCTGCGCGAGTTCGAACCCGATTTCTTTTTCGACGATCAGACACACCACTGCGAATCGGCCGCCGGGTTCACACCCACCGGCCACGTCGTCAGTGGCATTGCAAATCATGACAACGCCTGA